In Portunus trituberculatus isolate SZX2019 chromosome 44, ASM1759143v1, whole genome shotgun sequence, a single window of DNA contains:
- the LOC123519047 gene encoding uncharacterized protein LOC123519047 isoform X1, translating into MGMSPVVKLETLVSAYTGEIKSKVRACMKIENPTDGYERALELLDERYGDEDAFVNQMLHGTLMGPSIRSGDVKGLRKFLDELEECFHNLSVLKQTREIDNRYGLYLLANRLPKEIRDDYIKQRRDYKVTHKERPGIQWLIHFIHKAASDAETINVHNPVTATKDQERDMGVVSLSPDSSQGQQRVRALDTATSPLSQSERGRRCVACHRGSHTLKVCQQFHAMSAERRILLVRGKRLCFSCLSPNHLLQECISAGRCGVDGCRAKHSWLLHPNSSNIGRGQGTRPKVPVGQERILRRREQMSFLSNVNGTSTSDIVKDTYPAPKRQRRDQTLTDMSIVHPTSDHRPEASRAELITNVTREAETRGEFQDTANPYKWVNEERAGRARNNNHVGKEESNYT; encoded by the coding sequence ATGGGTATGTCTCCTGTTGTCAAACTGGAGACACTAGTATCCGCCTACACTGGAGAGATTAAGAGCAAGGTCCGGGCCtgtatgaaaatagaaaatcctACTGACGGGTATGAACGCGCTCTTGAATTACTTGATGAACGATATGGTGATGAAGATGCCTTTGTTAATCAAATGCTACACGGAACCTTAATGGGACCTAGCATAAGGTCAGGCGATGTGAAGGGCCTGAGGAAATTCCTAGATGAGCTGGAAGAATGTTTCCATAACTTGTCTGTCCTAAAGCAGACAAGGGAAATTGATAACCGTTACGGGCTGTACCTGCTGGCCAATCGATTAccgaaagagataagagatgacTATATCAAACAACGTAGAGATTACAAAGTGACACACAAGGAAAGACCTGGAATACAATGGCTGATACACTTTATCCATAAAGCAGCAAGTGATGCAGAAACCATCAATGTGCATAATCcagtaacagcaacaaaggATCAAGAAAGAGACATGGGGGTAGTGTCTCTATCTCCAGATTCATCTCAAGGCCAACAAAGAGTGCGAGCTCTGGATACCGCAACAAGCCCACTTTCTCAGAGCGAACGGGGCAGACGGTGCGTGGCATGCCATCGAGGATCCCACACTCTCAAAGTGTGTCAACAATTCCACGCTATGAGCGCTGAAAGGCGTATCTTATTGGTCAGGGGAAAGCGACTCTGCTTCTCGTGTCTAAGCCCAAACCACCTGCTGCAGGAGTGCATTAGCGCAGGGAGGTGTGGAGTAGATGGGTGCCGGGCAAAACATTCCTGGCTATTACACCCTAATTCTAGCAATATAGGTCGAGGACAGGGTACACGACCCAAAGTACCAGTGGGACAGGAGCGAATCTTGCGCAGAAGGGAACAAATGTCCTTCCTGAGCAACGTAAATGGAACCAGCACGTCTGATATAGTCAAGGACACATATCCTGCCCCCAAACGTCAAAGGCGAGACCAAACATTGACTGATATGTCAATTGTGCACCCGACATCAGATCATAGACCTGAGGCATCGAGGGCTGAACTGATTACGAATGTCACAAGGGAAGCAGAGACCCGAGGAGAATTCCAAGATACAGCTAATCCCTATAAATGGGTTAATGAGGAAAGAGCTGGAAGAGCCAGGAATAACAATCATGTGGGAAAGGAGGAATCAAATTATACTTGA